CTCTGCAACACTGTTGTTCTCGCCCTGTTGCTACTGACTGTCTCATGCAAACCCACCGTCGTCTTTTCCAGACTCGTGACTTCTGCACTGTGAAGGAGATATGCGACCTTATTCTGGTATCACACGACTCAGATGAACGCTTTTGGGGGTTTCTGCGCGACCCTGGTGCTGTCCCGCCGCCCCATCACGGCCTCCTCACGCCCTCTATAGTGGTGAAGGAGGTCTGCCCTGGCTGGGTCTGTGGTGTGGTCTGCCCGGCTGGTCAGCGAGGACGGCTACTGCAGCAGGTTTGAGGAGGTTTTCCATGCTCCAGCCTTAACACAGGGAATACTGCAAGAAAGGAATCACAAACAGGACCTGAAACTACAGGCGGAACGCAGAGGCACAGACAGAACCTAGAACCAACAACAAACAGGACCTAAACCTCCAGCCGGAACCTAGATCCTCAAACAGGACCAACGGAGGTAACACAGAGGTACAGGAGCGTTGTTGAGAACGGGAGCGTTGTCGAGATCCGACCAAAGGCCTCCAGTCTAGTGTGCAATCCCCACTTACTCACCAGCTGCTAAAGGGAGCTGCTGCATAGTGTGGTGAGGTGGTGAGGTCCAGGGAGAGTTCAGCCTGACACATTAATACACAACAGTGTCCAGCCCATCATCTGTCctgtccagggtgtgtgtgtgtgtgtgtgtgtgtgtgcagcacgtgAGCGcttcctgggtgtgtgtgtgcggtcaggtggtgtgtgcgcgtgcgggcctGTGTGAGTGGTACGTGAGTGCtatccagagtgtgtgtgtgtgtgtgtgtgtgtgtgtgtgtgtgtgtgtgtgtgtgtgtgtgtgtgtgtgtgtgtgtgtgtgtgtgtgtgaaaggaataCTTGGGCAGCCTGCTGGAGTGTCTGCGGTCAGGAGGTGGACTGGGCGCGCTCAGTAATGGCCCACCGGTCGAGATGAGGCTCCCCCATCACACCAGCGAAAGCCCAGAGCCCTCCGAGGACACGGATCACGCCCACAATGACTCAACCCACAGCGATACAGTAGACCACACCCACAAAGATGAGAACCACATAAGCCCCTCCCCCGAGAGGTCCCGGAGGAAACGGGTCCCCAAGAAATGTGACTGCTGCGGGCCCGGGGGCCATGCGGGGGGACACGACACGCCTGGAAGGGGCCACTccgggagggggaggggcaggggcACGGGCACAGGTAGGGGCCAAGGCAGGGGACACCCTGGGAGGGGCCGGGGACATTCTGCATCTGGCAGGGGCCACAGTGTGGCGGGAAGGAGCCATTCTGGTTCCGGCAGGGGCCACAGTGTGGCGGGCAGGGGACATTCTGGTTCCGGCAGGGGCCACAGTTTATCAGACAGGGGACATTCTGCGTCTGACAGGGGCAGGGGCCACAGTGTGGCGGGCCGGGGACATTCTGGTTCCAGCCGGGGCCACAGTTTATCAGACAGGGGACATTCTGCGTCTGACAGGGGCAGGGCCAGAGGCCACTCAGGGAGGGGCAGGGGCCACAATGCGTCCATCAGGGGCCACTCTGCTCCAGGCAGGGGCCACTCTGCTCCAGGCAGGGGCCACTCTGCGACAGGCAGGGGCAGGGGGCAGCATGACGTCTCTGCTAGGGATGATGGTGTCCCCGCCAGGGGCCACAGTTTGTCCACCCGGGGCCTGCCTGTAGCTCGGCGGTCCAGGGGAAGGGGCAGCTTCGCGGCCGTCAAGGACCACATCGCCGTGACCAATCACGTCAGTCCGGGAGGAGGCACAGCCAAGCTGGCGGTGTGCGTCTCCACGGCGACCACACAGATGAAGCTTACAGAAACGCAGGAGCCTGTAGTCATGGTaaccacacaaacagacgcacaggCGGACTCTACCTCCCTGGAAACTACACAGACAGGTGTGCAGGAGGGGTCGGTTGCCTTGGTAACTAGTCAGGCGGATGTGCATGCACAGTCGGTACCCGTTGTGACAACATGTACAGGTGAGCAAGTGGAATCCGAATCCACAACACAAACAAAGGCGCAGACAGAGTCTATGACaacaacccaaacacacacggaGGCGGTAGCCGTGACAACAACACAGCCAGAGATACGGGTGTTGTCAGTATTCACGTTGACGTCTCAAATGGACATAGCGTGGCCAGAGGGTGACGGACAAGCTGAACCAGCCAATCGGGACTGTGTGCAGACGGTAACGCCGTCACATGACCAGGCCCTCAGCCAATCGCCAGCCTCTAAGCCTCCTGCGCCTGCCCCCCTGCTGAACGGCTCTGTGGGGGGGTGCAGTGacgtggagatggaggaggatccaACTATGAAGGGGGAGGAGTCAATATCTATGAAAGCTGATGAGTCTGTATCCATACTAACGGATGAGTCGGTATCCATAGTAACAGATGAGTCCGTATCCATAGTAATGGAGGATTCGGTTTCTATGGTAACGGAGGAGGAGTCAGCAGTGTCGGAGGAGTACTGGGGGCAGGCTCTGTGGGACCACACCTACTGCAGGAgacctcaaa
This is a stretch of genomic DNA from Engraulis encrasicolus isolate BLACKSEA-1 chromosome 6, IST_EnEncr_1.0, whole genome shotgun sequence. It encodes these proteins:
- the senp5 gene encoding sentrin-specific protease 5 gives rise to the protein MRLPHHTSESPEPSEDTDHAHNDSTHSDTVDHTHKDENHISPSPERSRRKRVPKKCDCCGPGGHAGGHDTPGRGHSGRGRGRGTGTGRGQGRGHPGRGRGHSASGRGHSVAGRSHSGSGRGHSVAGRGHSGSGRGHSLSDRGHSASDRGRGHSVAGRGHSGSSRGHSLSDRGHSASDRGRARGHSGRGRGHNASIRGHSAPGRGHSAPGRGHSATGRGRGQHDVSARDDGVPARGHSLSTRGLPVARRSRGRGSFAAVKDHIAVTNHVSPGGGTAKLAVCVSTATTQMKLTETQEPVVMVTTQTDAQADSTSLETTQTGVQEGSVALVTSQADVHAQSVPVVTTCTGEQVESESTTQTKAQTESMTTTQTHTEAVAVTTTQPEIRVLSVFTLTSQMDIAWPEGDGQAEPANRDCVQTVTPSHDQALSQSPASKPPAPAPLLNGSVGGCSDVEMEEDPTMKGEESISMKADESVSILTDESVSIVTDESVSIVMEDSVSMVTEEESAVSEEYWGQALWDHTYCRRPQTHAHTHPPHTDDNHEGLVDLIHEYLEEFYGKYGSFIPLSEDDIHDYLTSKAPADLSDRKLVKSEVAKYKAGLATPTQHFCVSHNKHTLTLEDLSTLDDHSWVNDQVINMYGELIMEAANHKVHFFNSFFYRQLVAKGYEGVKRWTKKVDLFSKSLLLIPLHLEVHWSLLSVDVASKSIHFYDSQGIMFKYAVDNILKYLLAEAKEKKQLNFQKGWKMIIQKNIPQQKNDSDCGVFVLEYCKCLAQKRDLLFSQDDMPRVRKRIYQELCEGKLRDAPSPSLADCVSLMDTDSLKD